The window CTGAGCTATGGCACCTTGCTGTTTTGCGGTGCAAAGATAGGATGTTTTTTTGATTCTACCTAATTTTTAGCCAACTTTTTTGTTTTTATTTATATTTTAATTCTGTATAATATTATTAATCAGATATTTATGTCTTAAAAACTATTTGCTTCCTAAATACAAGAAATACATTCCTAATAGTACCAATGCTAAATCGAGGCTCTTTTTGCGAATGTTTTTCTCTTTAAAGAATGAGGCTCCTCCTATAAAAGCTACCACCACTCCGCTACGGCGACTCATTGATACTACCGATATCATTGAGTCGGGATACGAAAGGGCATAGAAGTATATGAAGTCAGCCGCAACAAGAAAGAGCGATACGCAAAGTATAGCTGGTGTCCAACGGAACGGTGTGGTATTTTTGCGTGTGGGATACCATAAGAATATTAGGACTATTGCCATTAGTGCCATTTGGTAGTAGGTGTACCATACTTGAACGGTCATGCGGTCAAACCCGTTACTCATAAGGTATTTATCGTAGAGTCCGCTTGCTGCCCCTGCTATGGTTGCTAATACTATAAAGAGTATCCATTTGTTGTGTTTAAAGTTTATCCCCTCGCTTTTGCCACTCCACGAGAGCATTAGAAAGGAACTTATGGCTAGTATTACTCCTATCCATTGATATAGATTAAGTTGCTCTCCAAATATTAGCATTGCTCCCAATAGGGTTAGTACGGGCTGTGATGCTTTTATGGGCGATGCTATTGTTATGGGCAAGTGTTTTATTGCAAAGTATGCGAGTATCCATGATGTTAGCACTATTACAGCCTTAAGCATTATGTATAGGTGTTGTTCAAGTGGTGCCTGAGGTACGTAAAAAATTGTTTGCTGTAGTATTTCTGGTGCTACACGTGATGCTATAATTAAAGGCAAAAACAGCAGACTGCAAAATAGTGTATTTAGGAATAGTACAGGTATAACCGCATTGTTTCTGAGTGCCGATTTTTTGAATATGTCATATATTCCCAACAGTGCTGCCGATATGAATGCCAATATTAGCCACATAGTTTTGTTCTTATTATGTTTGAGGATGCGAAGTTATATATTTTTTTCATTTTTATTAAGCTATTTGTTGTTGTCAACTTATTTTTATTTCATATCTTCGCAAGAGGTTTTTAAATTTTATATTGTTTATGAGTTTTGTTAGGAGATTTACTCTTATTGTCCTATTTGCAATGATAAGTTTTGTATCACAAGCAAAGGGTGGAGAAGATTCTATTGAAAGATTCTTCATAGATATGCCTGATGAGGAGATAGAGTATCTTGATATGTCGTTAAAGCGAGAAATGATTGAACTATATAAAGCGAACTCAACTGTTAAAGCACGCAATTTAATGGGAGGAGAGTCATGGATTTCTTATATAGACTCTTCAAGGATAGATATAGTTCTTGCTACAAATAAGTGTTTTATGACTATAAAGCAGTATAAAAGGCGGAATAAAGAAATTTATGCTGTTATTAAAACTTTGTACACTCCTATTGCTGATAGTTATCTCAGTTTCTACAATGGTGATATTGAACAACTTGAGACCTCTAAATATTTTAAATATCCCAAATTTTCTGATTTTTTTATCAAAACAAAAGATAAAGAGTCAA of the Bacteroidales bacterium genome contains:
- a CDS encoding EamA family transporter, with protein sequence MWLILAFISAALLGIYDIFKKSALRNNAVIPVLFLNTLFCSLLFLPLIIASRVAPEILQQTIFYVPQAPLEQHLYIMLKAVIVLTSWILAYFAIKHLPITIASPIKASQPVLTLLGAMLIFGEQLNLYQWIGVILAISSFLMLSWSGKSEGINFKHNKWILFIVLATIAGAASGLYDKYLMSNGFDRMTVQVWYTYYQMALMAIVLIFLWYPTRKNTTPFRWTPAILCVSLFLVAADFIYFYALSYPDSMISVVSMSRRSGVVVAFIGGASFFKEKNIRKKSLDLALVLLGMYFLYLGSK
- a CDS encoding DUF3256 family protein, whose amino-acid sequence is MISFVSQAKGGEDSIERFFIDMPDEEIEYLDMSLKREMIELYKANSTVKARNLMGGESWISYIDSSRIDIVLATNKCFMTIKQYKRRNKEIYAVIKTLYTPIADSYLSFYNGDIEQLETSKYFKYPKFSDFFIKTKDKESKGVMDKISMLFYKIDVSTEGDLHISPDDMWLDVLEPKFQQHLSEIRKKNPICYRWDGKKFKQIEY